One window of Trifolium pratense cultivar HEN17-A07 linkage group LG5, ARS_RC_1.1, whole genome shotgun sequence genomic DNA carries:
- the LOC123883410 gene encoding protein PIN-LIKES 3-like isoform X2 produces MPLNILLTFIIGAALGWLLVKLMRVPHHLQGLVLGCCAAGNLGNLPLIIVPAVCIQRGNPFGDADSCHRKGLAYASLSMAIGTVYIWSIVYNIVRIYSSKITNEVKVDDSMISPDSALENDPENISKDRPHTNHVKQFEIEFTNSIEPTKEPKNEKIMKQLKVLAEKMKLKALFAPATIGAIVGLIIGVVPIFRKILIVNNAPLGVIQDSLVMVGDAGIPAMTLLVGANLIKGLKGLGKQFPIVVGIIVVRFIALPAIGIGIVKGAIHFGLIHPDPLYQFILLLQFALPPAVAMSTITQLFGASEGECSVIMLATYSCAAFSLTLWSTFFMWLVL; encoded by the exons ATGCCATTGAATATTCTTCTCACATTTATAATTGGGGCAGCTCTTGGATGGTTACTTGTTAAATTGATGAGAGTTCCTCATCATCTTCAAGGCCTTGTCTTGGGCTGTTGTGCTGCAG GAAATCTAGGAAATTTGCCCCTAATTATTGTCCCAGCTGTATGTATACAAAGAGGCAACCCTTTTGGAGACGCGGATAGTTGTCATAGAAAGGGACTTGCTTATGCTTCTCTATCGATGGCG aTAGGAACCGTTTATATATGGTCAATTGTGTACAACATTGTACGTATATATTCAAGCAAGATTACCAATGAAGTTAAAGTTGATGATTCCATGATTAGTCCAGATTCTGCATTAGAAAATGATCCAGAAAACATTTCAAAAGATAGGCCACACACAAATCATGTGAAgcaatttgaaattgaatttacAAATTCTATTGAACCAACAAAG gaaccaaaaaatgaaaagattaTGAAACAACTAAAAGTATTAGCAGAAAAGATGAAATTGAAGGCACTATTTGCACCGGCCACCATTGGAGCG ATTGTTGGTTTAATAATTGGCGTTGTTCCTATATTTagaaaaatcttgattgtaaacaATGCTCCTCTTGGTGTTATTCAAGACTCTCTAGTCATGGTGGG GGATGCAGGTATTCCTGCAATGACCTTGTTGGTTGGAGCAAATCTTATAAAGg gtTTAAAAGGATTAGGAAAGCAATTTCCAATTGTTGTTGGTATTATTGTGGTTAGATTTATAGCCTTGCCAGCAATAGGTATAGGAATTGTTAAAGGTGCTATTCATTTTGGGTTGATCCATCCTGATCCATTGTATCAGTTCATTTTACTCCTTCAATTTGCTCTTCCACCTGCAGTAGCCATGA GTACAATTACTCAATTATTTGGAGCTAGTGAGGGTGAATGCTCAGTTATTATGTTGGCAACTTATTCTTGTGCTGCATTTTCACTTACACTATGGAGCACATTTTTTATGTGGCTTGtactataa